The Toxoplasma gondii ME49 chromosome XI, whole genome shotgun sequence region CCGGACAGCGCAACAGAACGAAACACGACGCCTACCTCAGACCTTCTCGAATGCTCGCTTCGCGTTCCCGACGCATGAGTTCGCTGTGAGGCACTCCTGTGCTCTGAGTCGTCTGAAGATTCatcagagagaagacccaGAAAATCGAAGGAAAGACTCACAGAAACAAACTAACGAATTTAAAGTCAGCAGTCCGCTAATGCTTCGGGTTTAGACACGCAGACACAGACGTCAACAGAACCGCTGTTTATCTGcgatttctttctcttctgcctttctccctgTATCCGACCTCGATGCTGCGTATGATGCGTCGCTTGTCTCTCGGATGCAAGTGAGCTGCCTGAAGACACCAGAACGAGGCAAGATCCACAGCCATGCAGTAAGTTTGAAAATGGGTATATCTGGTGTAGCATTGAAAACACTTTATTGCCAAAGAGGCCGTGCAAATTCTACTTTCATATAACTTGAATACGGGATataaaagagaaagacaatTGATACGACTCGCAGGACACCCTCCACAAAGAAAACGTTCTCCTCAACCTACAAGTGACACTATACGTTCTCCAATCGGTCGATGATTTGCGGTGCAAAAgcctttcgtctcccctcGTAAGTCCCCTGGAGCTCCTAGTTTTCTCTTATATGCACGGGCGTCTGAATTTGGTCTCTCCGGAAAGAAGCTCAGCACGAGTCTTGCTACATCCATTCGATTGACACTTTGttacagagaagagagatggaaggagagagcgaaaagacaaaaaaagaggaaagtaCTCCAGCTGCGGCCTTGATCCTGGAGTTGGCCAGGAAGACACAACGAAAGCACACAGATCACCCGGCACCCGTTGATTCTCAGCATATGTTTCAATAAGTTCGAGGCATCAATAAAGATTCGATTCCTTTCATACTCCCTGCAAAACATCTTTGCTGCACCTATCGCCACAGCGCACATACCCTTTCAGGATCGAGTTTTTTCAGTTCCGCATAGAGTGTCTCGGTGGAGAATCCGTCGAGCGCTGCAGACAAAACCCGCGGAAAAACCTGCGAAACGGAGGTTGCTtaggcgaggaagagatcCGAAAAGTCAATAAccgagaggagaacaagggTGCTCCAgaaggagcgaagaaggcagataGCACGGCAGGCACAGAAGAGTGGTTACGTCACAAAAAAGAAAGCTTACGCGAACAGGAACCGCTTGATTTGTCTTGCATCTCCGATTCCAAGTCCTCGTGCAAATAGCGGTCCAGAAGCGAACGCCAGAGAAGGTGTTGGAGATACAGCTGAGTCCCGCCCACGACGATGGGCAAGACacctcgcgcatgcagagcctcaatctgaaggaaaacgagatcGCAGTTAGTTACGGCTAACGTTCTTAGCCGAGCATCAGCTTAGGCGCACAGATGGGCATCACGAATCAGTGCATGATTTGTACGTACCTGCCTCGCCACAGTGGTACCTACCGCATTAAAGATCTTAGGAGCTGTACGAATAGCAGTCACCACTGGCATAGCTTAGAAGTCTGCGCGTGCGACTACTGGTAGAGCAACAGGCATCACGTGATGCGCCTAACCGAAAACGCAGGCTAAGATAAAACACAAGTGTCTCGTGGCGTAGCTAGAAAACGAAGTCTTTAGCTGAAATGAAAAAGtcgggagaaaaaaggcgaagcagaaggaaaacaatgaaagaagcgaaagagggGAAACTGACTCTCGCTGTTTTTAGTATCTCCTTTTATATTTAATTTGAGTTATACACCTCTGCATCACAAAGCAACTTCGCGAATGGAGAGTGGAAGGTAGAGAAGCGAATTAACAGAGAAAGGGCTATGGCATCTGCTCCACGACAGGTGTGGAAGCATCCAGAAaagcacgaagaagaagaggcacagcagagagaggcactcCGTTATCCTAAAGGCAATAAGAAAAGCGTTCGTCtttggaaaaggaaaaatgCAAATGGCCAGCGTACCGTTTGAGTTGCCAGCTGGAGAAAGCGCAAGACGCTGAAGTGAGAGTCGACATCGCAGATGTCCAGCAGATGGTGTGGCActtgtttctgctcttctaCGGAGGCTTTTGCAGTCGCGATGTCACAGCCTTTGTAGACCTGGAGAGAATAAATGGCAGGAGGCCGCGCACGGACTTGAGTGAATACAGGGTATCCCCTCAGGTtgtccttctccctttctccttctttctccttctttctgcttctctctcattctctctcctcctttcttctttctcctttcttccttctccttccttctacgttctgtctccttcccggATTGCTTGTTCCTGTTTTTCAGTCTCGTTCTGAGTATGTCTGTCTTTTCATCCGCCCCCCCCCTGCTTCGCCACAAGTCTCTGCAAAAGGGATCCGCAATCCAGAACCGTACAACAAAAATCGAGAAAACGGAGCACTTAAAAGAGCTCCTGGGATACCGAGTGTGACTCCAGTTGTCGTCCGCCCCgcgttcgtcgtctctttctcgacgctttttcccctcttcccTGCGGTGTCTCagcgtctcgctctcgcgctcctcgaTGTGCGCCAAACATATGCCAGCGCGTAAGATCGTCGAAGCTAACGGTGTGCTCCTGATGTCAGGAGACGAGCCGAGCTGGAAACAAGAAATCTTCTTTGCTCTTTCGCTCGACAGGTTCGTCCCTCACCTGCATAGAATCCGCACTGACAATTTCGGCCGCCTGGCCTCTGcgctgaagagcgagagcgacTTCCACACTCAGGCGAGTTTTTCCGACGCCCGTCGGACCCAGGATGAACACCACGCCCCGAGAGGGGACAGCCGACGCAAGCGGAGGCGccacagaggagacagaggaactcggagacgcagaggcagaggaccgcgacggagaagctggagaTGAAGCGGGAAGtgatgaggaagagaaagaagaagacagagttgaggaagaagatggagatgTAGAGGAAGCCTGagttgaagaggaagaaatagAGGGCGGCAACGAGGCACaggcagacagcgaaagcaagaaagaaggaaatgtAGAAAGGGAAGTCGATGGCGAGgccggagaagcgaaaccgGACGCAGgagcgaaagaagcagaTTCCTCAAAGTGTCGCTTGTCCTCCTGAACACTGGTCACTgacagacggagaggcaAGAGTCTCTCGCTGAATTTCTTGGGGAGTTTTTCTGAGAAAATACCGCTGCAGCCAGCAGACATCGACGTCGAGTGGGGCActgttcttctttcgccttttgATCCACATGAGTGGATTCGCtctgagagaagacaggaagagcgaaggatGCGTTCCTCCATTCTCGCGAAGCCTGAAGAACGAGTTATGTGACTCTCACGCGCAAATAAGAGGCGAGGGCAAAGGGTCTTCTCACATCTCGAGGTGCGCCAGCTCTCAGTTCTCAAACCGGTTCTTTGTCTTGGGGGGCGGTTGTGAGATGCGGCCGACAAAGAAGGACGcccagaaaagagaaatgaGGGGGGACAAAAcgaagcaagaagagacgacgcaTGAGAAGAAAGTCGGGGGCACAAGACGCCTCCCCTCTGGGGGGTGTCGACTACGCTTACgcaagagagggagacaaaggcggTATCGCCAGCGGACCgcgtcgacagagaagagcctAAGACActggaagagaggcagaggcaggcgaggaagaagagagaaaggagagactgagaagcggaggagatGAATGAAGATGTGAGCGAAACGCCGCAGACAGACGCGTTCACGAGAGACATATGCAAAAGCAGGCACACGCGGACGGCCACCAGAGAAAATAAAGATGTCAAAGCGTGGAAGGGGGACGAGCGCATGATGTGAAACAGTCTCCCGCCTGTCGGATGAAGATACAGTGGATCACGCTGGAACAGGAAAGGAAGCAGCGTCTCGTGGGGAGGCTCCAGAAGTGATTGtatttttttctcttcctcgttgctGACGTTGCTGATCGGTGATTAAAACTGTGTTTGGGAAGAACACTCCCACCGACGCTTCCCGCTTCTCATTACAACAGAAGTAGGAGATACGAGACTCAGATCGCAGGGAAGACCAGGCAAAGATCCATGTCTCTTCGAGTTAACAAGCGGAAACGACAGCCGAGTAAAAACAGTTGACGCCGCCTGCGAGCCGCTGTTCAGTAAaagctctcttctcgtcgctctttGCCACGGAGCAGCGCATCCGAAACACCCCTCGCTCTCGTGGGTTGGCGCATTCACAGGAGACAAAAAGTCGAGCGCAGCATCAGTCCAGCTGTTTTCGCAAAAACTCTGGCGGACACGCCAGAATTGAAGGAATCCAAGTTCGCACAGCGTAGCTTCCATGTATCCTCCATTAAAGAATCAAGCTCTGTACAACTCTATAGACCAGAGAGTCGCTTTACAAGTTAAACACTCCAGGATTCCTGATGAAGCAAGGCACCTCGTCAGAAGGCATTCATATTTGTGACAAGCATAGGCTGGAGCTGTCAAGAAGCGTTGTTGTACAGGGCATGAACTGAGATGGTTAAAACAGTGAAGACAGACTATTGGCTAGCTGCATTGATAGCCAAAACATGATTTGATTTGCAATTCTCGAATAGACTTGAACTTTTAGGTGAAGAAACTAgacgttttctgttttcgggagagacagaagggccCCTGTACGAGTcgacacaggagacaccgTCAAGCCTGGCCCCCCGGATGCATGCTGCGGCTTTCTAGCTCTTCCTACAACTGTGGTAAACAAGACTCGGCGCGCATAAACTGACAAAGAGGCGACAATCCAAGGAATAGAGACAAAAAGAGTCGAGTGAAAGCAGGGGAGGgtgtttttcctccttttccttccttcctttaTTCTTGTCTTGCTCGTATCTCGATTCTGAACGACGTGCGGCGTGCACGCGCACCTTCTGGGGGCGTTTCGACTATAAGCCGAGGGAACGCGCGTCCGTTACATGTCTGGACTGTGGGTGCCCCAAAAAGGTcgtggaaaaagaaaaagaggctgttgagaagaaaagatgctcttcgctctcacttctctctcgtctaACCAAACTTTGGCTTTTCACCGCACCGATTTTTGATTTTGGCTCGTCTGGCGTACACCAACTCGTTTTTGAGAGGTCCTGGCGTATCTCTCGTCCACCAGGAACCGCGAGGTTCGTTCCTGCCAACTCTTTTTTGTGGGgggtttttctttcgcgccGGACTCTTTTCTGAGAGAAAGGGCACTTTTtccgaggaaagaaggcagacgtAGAGAGGGCGAAGGTGTTCCTCTGTCTGGGCTTCGttccgcctttcttctccgggCGGGACATCGGGGGCATTAGCGGAACACTGCAGCAGTCACGAACTTCCTGAGCTTACCTGGCACACTTCTGTCAACGTTTTCCTCTCAGTTTCGTCAGTCTGTGCAAAAAGAGGAACTTGACATCGGAGTGGGGACGGAGTTGGCGATGGAGAAAATTCATCGGGCCTGCTGAAAGAGTCGTTGGGTTCGACGTGGTGCACATGCAGATATAGATCAGGAGCGTTGTCTGCacgccgtcttctcttctcggatTGAAAAACTCAAGCAAGTTCCAGCTACACAAAGGGGAATTGCGCGACGGCGTTTCTGGTGCTCTAACTCAAGTCGTCTTTTTCAGGCGAAAGTCTtcatttcgtttctttcccgGGAGTCCACCGCCCCCGACCATCTTCGTTGTACAAcactccttctctcttccctggatctcgtctcctctgactctgttcttgcctctcctttctgcccTACCACCGCCCCTCAGTCCCCCTTATGTATGCTATACATCCCCTATTGTATCCCAACTCGAAGATTATCTCACTGCCTCGACAGTGCATGTTGCTTTACGGGTGAATTTTCCCTTCCATTTCTTCTAGTCTACTAAAAGGGTGCTTTTTTCAAGAGCCCCGGCCAAGGTGCTCCCTGCTCTTTTCTGGTGTGCATGGAGGTCGTTTTTGCGTATTCgggtggaaaaagagaacgtGGCCGTTGTTTTTGAGCGGAGATACACGTTCATTCTTCGTCTTTAAATTCGAGAATCTGTAAGCTGATGGGAGGAAATAGGCGCTTTGATATGTGTCTGTTGTAAAGAGTTCGGTACATAAAGACTGTCGTCACGAAACGGGGAGTCGTGAAACCGTCACGGGAATCGCCGATGAAGACGTGAACCGTTTAGTTTTCTGTATACGAGCCTGTCTGGCTGTCGTGTGTggcctcttctttccgctCCAGTCGTTTCCTTTTATAATTGCAACACACTCTTCCACTCCAGGAAAATGGGCGACCTCGATTTTGACGAGGTAGAGAAGCTCCTGGACAGTCGGGACGTGGGGCGGGACAAAGAGGGGAGCACGCaccgagagaacgaggagaagccTGTGAACAACGAACGGAACGAGAGAGCAGGCCCCTCCAAAGCCACCATAGGTCCGCCGTCTCGACGGGGCGGTGCTCGAGGTGGGGACGACCGAGgctcgccttctcgttctccagGCCCCAACAAAATCAGGGGGAGGAGTggacgcggagaagacggacgGGGACCAAGAGGAGGCAGTGGCACAAAGAGGGAGGGTTtaagcaagagagaaaaagaaggagcCTACCACAGGGAGTGGCCCAGCGGGTCGGGGTACGGCAGGAGGGATGACCATGATGACAGATGGAGAGGACGGCGTGGAGACGACCGGCATAAAGGCCCTTCGCGATCCATGCGCAGCAGGAGCAGGGACAGAAGGCGGGGTTCCCGAAGCCCGCACTACGGCCGCGAAAGCCGGGGGGGACCCGGCGGCCGGGGACCAAGTCCTGGCACTCTTCGGGACGAGGCAGTGTACATTAGGATGcggcgagaaagagatgaacagcagaagaaacagcgcgAGGACGAACTGAAGAAGCGTGAAGTCGAGGAGGCTCGCCGTGACGACCTCACTGTCCTCGTCCTGAATCTGTGCTtaaaagcagaagagaaacataTTTACGAGTTCTTCTCCGCGAATGCGGGAAAGATTCGGGACATCCAGTTGATTCGGGACCAACGGTCGGGCACTTCCAAAGGTGTTGCATATGTCGAATTCTATACTCAAGAGAGTGTGATCAAAGCGATGGCTTTGAACGGCATCGCGTTCAAGGGACAGCCGCTTCGAGTGCAGGCATCGATGGCTGAGAAGAACCGCGCCGCCCGCGCAGCGAAACAGCAGCAACAAGGTGGGGCGGCGGCCGAGTCGGCGGTAGTGAGCATTCCAATGAGAGTGTATGTGGGCGGACTGGTTGACAACCTTGCGAAGATTCAAGAGGAAGATCTTCGAGTGCTCTTCGGGCCTTTTGGACGCATCAACGAAGTCGAGATCCCGAAGGACGCAAACACAGGGGGACTCCGGGGGTACGGTTTCGTGACCTACGCGTCTGCTGCTGACGCCCACGAAGCCATGCAGCACATGAACAACTTTGAGTTGCTTGGCCAACAACTCAGAGTTGGCTACGCTGCTGATGGTGTTCGCGGTAGCGCCACCGAGGGTACGCTCCAGCAggcggcagcagcggctgcacttcagcagcagcaacaTCAGCTGGTACCTCCCCCTCAGGTTTCCCAAGAAGCTGTCCTTGCGCAGCAGCTGGCAGCCCAAGCTGCGGCTGCGAAACAGGGTGCACAGCCTCTTGGAGCCGTCGACGAGACCAAAGATCTccaagagaaggacgaagacgatGGTCTGGACGACGATGATGGAGATAAGGGCTTGATTCATGGGAGAGACCACAAACAGGCGCTGATGCAAAAGCTGCTCAACCGAGACGCTGGCTCGTCTACCAGCTCCGCAGCAACTCAGGTGAGTTGTTGAAAGCCATAGTCAACGTGACAAGTGGCTGAGTTTTCCATGCGGTGTAATGGTGACTGGTGGCGCTATCAGTTCGAGTCCCAATGCGTTGTTATTAATAGCGTTTCACACCTGGTGGAGGGTGTGATGCAAGCGCATTTGTCCAGTTAGAAGCTGGCAGCAGACATCGCTGAAGGAGAATCTGGTCACTTCAGGGGTCTATTAGGTCAAGTCGCTTTGATTTGTGTTGTTGTGTTGCTGCCGATGTCTGCAGAGTGGCTTCCTCCCCGCGAGCAACGGAGCATTGTTTGCCGACAACGCGACAGGCAGTTGTAACGTCGTTCTGCACAATATGTTTGCTGCCAAAGACGTGAATTTGAAGGAAGACCCACATTTCTTCTTAGACCTTGGAGACGATGTTCGCGATGAGTGCAAGAAATTCGGCTCGGTAGAGAAGGTATGGATCGACGAGCGCAACGTCGACGGCAATGTCTGGATCCGGTTCGCCCACCCGGATCAAGCCCGAGCTGCTTTTGGTGCCCTCAACGGACGATACTTTGCCGGAAAGCCGATTAGTGCAGAGTTCATTAGTGATGCAGTGTGGTCAAGCACCTGTTCATGAATGCAGCGATCATACGGACTGTGCATCAAGATGAAAAGGGAACCTGAGTCTCGCCGCTGTCGCTTGTCTCGACAGTTGCCAGCGGGGACAGACCCTGGTTTCTACATCCTACGTCCATCTGAGGCACTGGAGATGCGGCAAGCCGGGATCGGTGTCCACATCTGCGCCATCGGGGTGCAGTCCGGGCTTTTCAGTTGCCGAGGACACGAGATTCTGGATGGGCACACGTAGTACGGGCAGCGTTCGCCTTTTTTGAAAGCCGTGCTACCTTCACCATTGAGTGACGTTGCTTGTCCCCACTGTTGTATCGTGAGTTGGTGACTTGGCGAGCATACAACAGACTCTTCCTAGAAAACCTTCCGTCCCAAGCATCGTGTGAGTGGTAGAAAGTATGCGGCATTTTTCAATGTTTTGGATGCCGTGCTTCAATAAACCTGAAAAGTGGAAAAATTACAGCTTCGACTCTGAATTCCTTGCTGATTCACAATCGCCGGTTCGTGGTGTCGGGAAATGTGCCCGACTGAGCTACCAGAACGCACCTTGTCTTGTAGGCATAACTGTGGACCACCACTTCAGGTACGCTTGGGGCGGATCAATGTGGTCGCTGCTCTGTAGCGCTACAGTCGCATCAAAATAGGGCGTCTGCAGGTTGTTCGGCTCGAATcgaacacagagacagctgggATAATGAGAGACGTGTGCTTTTTACATTGCGATGTGAACTGAAACCCCCTGTTTTCGGATATGTGGACGCATGCTAC contains the following coding sequences:
- a CDS encoding splicing factor, CC1 family protein (encoded by transcript TGME49_312530), which codes for MGDLDFDEVEKLLDSRDVGRDKEGSTHRENEEKPVNNERNERAGPSKATIGPPSRRGGARGGDDRGSPSRSPGPNKIRGRSGRGEDGRGPRGGSGTKREGLSKREKEGAYHREWPSGSGYGRRDDHDDRWRGRRGDDRHKGPSRSMRSRSRDRRRGSRSPHYGRESRGGPGGRGPSPGTLRDEAVYIRMRRERDEQQKKQREDELKKREVEEARRDDLTVLVLNLCLKAEEKHIYEFFSANAGKIRDIQLIRDQRSGTSKGVAYVEFYTQESVIKAMALNGIAFKGQPLRVQASMAEKNRAARAAKQQQQGGAAAESAVVSIPMRVYVGGLVDNLAKIQEEDLRVLFGPFGRINEVEIPKDANTGGLRGYGFVTYASAADAHEAMQHMNNFELLGQQLRVGYAADGVRGSATEGTLQQAAAAAALQQQQHQLVPPPQVSQEAVLAQQLAAQAAAAKQGAQPLGAVDETKDLQEKDEDDGLDDDDGDKGLIHGRDHKQALMQKLLNRDAGSSTSSAATQSGFLPASNGALFADNATGSCNVVLHNMFAAKDVNLKEDPHFFLDLGDDVRDECKKFGSVEKVWIDERNVDGNVWIRFAHPDQARAAFGALNGRYFAGKPISAEFISDAVWSSTCS
- a CDS encoding tRNA dimethylallyltransferase (encoded by transcript TGME49_312520~Signal peptide predicted by SignalP 2.0 HMM (probability 0.938) with cleavage site probability 0.353 at residue 67~Predicted trans-membrane domain (TMHMM2.0):14-37:49-72), whose protein sequence is MRSSPFHALTSLFSLVAVRVCLLLHMSLVNASVCGVSLTSSFISSASQSLLSLFFLACLCLSSSVLGSSLSTRSAGDTAFVSLSCVSVVDTPQRGGVLCPRLSSHASSLLASFCPPSFLFSGRPSLSAASHNRPPRQRTGLRTESWRTSRCEKTLCPRLLFARESHITRSSGFARMEERILRSSCLLSERIHSCGSKGERRTVPHSTSMSAGCSGIFSEKLPKKFSERLLPLRLSVTSVQEDKRHFEESASFAPASGFASPASPSTSLSTFPSFLLSLSACASLPPSISSSSTQASSTSPSSSSTLSSSFSSSSLPASSPASPSRSSASASPSSSVSSVAPPLASAVPSRGVVFILGPTGVGKTRLSVEVALALQRRGQAAEIVSADSMQVYKGCDIATAKASVEEQKQVPHHLLDICDVDSHFSVLRFLQLATQTIEALHARGVLPIVVGGTQLYLQHLLWRSLLDRYLHEDLESEMQDKSSGSCSPLDGFSTETLYAELKKLDPERAAHLHPRDKRRIIRSIETTQSTGVPHSELMRREREASIREGLRYPSCILWLDCRDEAVHRRRLEKRVEQMLQAGLLQECEWLLDTLGLYEGRGEGARVSDSTAPEEGAKETGREPEKKRVKTTAERGVSSDGNATAATVPGDAKGDTTLVETSGDSACEDRASRKAEPAAGGETRLPGVLQSIGYKEFIPFLLHQRQKQRQQTPTASTSASTGSSSCSSSSTLSDSSSCRFGCPAGTLCPPTLASAAACLVTRSCQYAKKQRRWIVNKFLLRQQHLPLYLLDTSHAENEQAWHDETHEPAIRIVHEFLNNKPFTEDHPHAAAAHLSEAEKAKRERLKALSGQASGVASTIGKDPWVDGGLNRPRTCTLCNRTCIGETDWLDHVKSKAHRARTKKENAGKKDLDNTEEQETKAIEVSISANEKSEC